A genomic stretch from Halorhodospira halophila SL1 includes:
- a CDS encoding chorismate--pyruvate lyase family protein, translated as MANGVREHAAWQPQAAAWRPGVAVVPGRPAPAVQRLLTERGSLTARLERLGPVRVHVLREAWQRPAPDEGVALELPVGRHAWLREVVLDCEGGPTIYARSIVPDRLLGPLARLPRLGERPLGRLLFSAADVQRGPLAVARLRGREPLVRWLRGHGLPSPAGGWARRSTLSVAGRRLLVTEVFFPEGVEGER; from the coding sequence GTGGCAAACGGGGTGAGGGAACACGCCGCCTGGCAGCCCCAGGCAGCAGCCTGGCGGCCCGGGGTGGCCGTGGTCCCGGGCCGGCCCGCGCCGGCGGTGCAGCGGTTGCTCACCGAGCGCGGCTCGTTGACGGCGCGTCTCGAGCGTCTGGGGCCGGTCCGCGTCCACGTGCTGCGCGAGGCCTGGCAGCGACCGGCCCCGGATGAGGGGGTCGCCCTCGAGCTCCCGGTGGGGCGACACGCCTGGTTGCGGGAGGTCGTGCTCGACTGCGAGGGTGGTCCGACCATCTACGCCCGCAGCATCGTGCCGGATCGTCTGCTCGGGCCGCTGGCGCGGCTGCCGCGGCTGGGCGAGCGCCCCCTGGGCCGACTGCTCTTCTCGGCGGCCGATGTGCAGCGTGGCCCGCTTGCGGTGGCGCGGCTCAGGGGCCGCGAGCCGCTGGTCCGCTGGCTGCGTGGCCACGGCCTGCCATCGCCGGCCGGGGGCTGGGCGCGGCGCTCGACGCTGTCCGTGGCCGGACGGCGGCTGCTGGTAACCGAAGTCTTTTTCCCGGAGGGTGTTGAGG
- a CDS encoding RidA family protein yields the protein MSREIIHTDAAPAAIGPYSQAVRAGDFVYISGQIPLDPQTGELVGADMNSQVARVFDNLGAVAEAAGGSLADAVRIAIYLTDLSHFALVNEVMTQYLSEPYPSRAAIGVAALPKGAAVEMDAVLYLPREG from the coding sequence ATGTCCCGAGAAATCATCCACACCGACGCCGCCCCGGCCGCCATTGGTCCCTACAGCCAGGCGGTGCGCGCCGGCGACTTCGTCTACATCTCCGGGCAGATCCCGCTGGACCCGCAGACCGGCGAGCTGGTGGGTGCCGACATGAACAGCCAGGTGGCCCGGGTCTTCGACAACCTCGGTGCCGTGGCCGAGGCCGCCGGCGGCAGCCTGGCCGACGCCGTGCGCATCGCCATCTACCTCACCGACCTGAGCCACTTCGCGCTGGTCAACGAGGTCATGACGCAGTACCTCTCCGAGCCCTACCCCTCGCGGGCAGCCATCGGCGTCGCCGCGTTGCCCAAGGGGGCCGCGGTGGAGATGGACGCCGTCCTCTATCTGCCCCGGGAGGGCTGA
- the recG gene encoding ATP-dependent DNA helicase RecG: protein MDGAQRRLTSLPGVGPRLAERLARLGLHTVGDLLLHRPIRYEDRTRLRPIGGLQPGERVLIEGRVEWSEVARGRRKRLLCRLSDGTGQLDLVFFHFHPRQAERLSRGVVLRCFGEVRAGYGGLQMAHPEHQRVAPGDADGPGEEALTPVYASTDGLHQGQLRKLVDAALSLLPGAAPECLPDAARVDPQWPSLAEALRTVHRPPPEADTETLLAGTHPAVRRVACEELLAHHLTLRRRRQALRSEAGAPPLDQGEALAQRLLQSLPFALTGAQQRVDGELAEDMARSMPMLRLLQGDVGSGKTVVAALACARAVGSGYQAALMAPTELLAEQHCRSLQGWFQPLGVEVAWLSGGAPAAERRAARQRLAEGRAGIAVGTHALFQEEVQFRRLGLVVVDEQHRFGVHQRLALKDKGGGAEPHQLTMTATPIPRTLAMTAYADLDVSSLDERPPGRTPVKTVVVAERRRAEVIARIRAALDEGRQAYWVCTLIEASDELEAQAAEDTAAELDRAVGDAHRVALVHGRMSPAEKERTMAAFAQGEVALLVATTVIEVGVDVPNASLMVIDNAERLGLAQLHQLRGRVGRGRAASTCVLMYHGPLSESARQRLAVLRETDDGFAIARRDLDIRGPGELLGTRQTGALSLRVADLRRDADLLEAVQQVGAELLEQAPGTAEQLIRRWVGEAERYGQV from the coding sequence GTGGACGGGGCACAGCGGCGGCTGACCAGCCTGCCGGGCGTCGGGCCGCGCCTGGCCGAACGCCTGGCACGGCTGGGCCTGCACACGGTGGGCGACCTGCTGCTGCACCGCCCCATCCGCTACGAGGACCGCACCCGACTGCGGCCCATCGGCGGCCTGCAGCCGGGCGAGCGGGTGCTGATCGAGGGGCGGGTGGAGTGGTCCGAGGTGGCACGGGGTCGGCGCAAGCGGCTGTTGTGCCGGCTTAGCGACGGCACCGGGCAGCTTGATCTGGTCTTCTTCCACTTCCATCCGCGCCAGGCCGAGCGCCTCAGCCGCGGCGTGGTGCTGCGCTGTTTCGGCGAGGTCCGGGCCGGCTACGGCGGCCTGCAAATGGCCCACCCGGAGCACCAGCGGGTGGCCCCCGGGGACGCCGACGGCCCCGGCGAGGAGGCCCTGACCCCGGTCTATGCCAGCACCGACGGCCTTCACCAGGGGCAGCTGCGCAAGCTGGTCGACGCCGCCCTGAGCCTCCTCCCCGGGGCGGCCCCGGAGTGCCTGCCCGATGCCGCTCGCGTGGATCCGCAGTGGCCGTCCCTGGCCGAGGCGCTGCGGACCGTCCACCGGCCGCCGCCGGAGGCCGACACCGAGACCCTGCTCGCCGGCACCCATCCCGCGGTGCGCCGCGTGGCCTGCGAGGAGCTCCTCGCCCACCACCTGACCCTGCGTCGCCGGCGCCAGGCGCTCCGCTCGGAGGCCGGCGCCCCGCCCTTGGACCAGGGCGAGGCGCTGGCCCAGCGTCTGCTGCAGAGCCTGCCCTTCGCGCTGACGGGTGCCCAGCAGCGGGTGGATGGCGAGCTGGCTGAAGACATGGCCCGCTCGATGCCGATGCTGCGCCTGCTCCAGGGCGACGTCGGCTCGGGTAAGACCGTGGTGGCGGCTCTGGCCTGCGCGCGCGCCGTCGGCAGTGGCTACCAGGCGGCGCTGATGGCGCCCACCGAGCTGCTCGCCGAGCAGCACTGCCGCAGCCTGCAGGGCTGGTTCCAGCCGCTGGGCGTGGAGGTCGCCTGGCTCTCCGGGGGTGCCCCGGCGGCCGAGCGCCGGGCGGCGCGTCAGCGCCTGGCCGAGGGGCGGGCCGGGATCGCCGTGGGCACCCACGCGCTGTTCCAGGAGGAGGTGCAGTTCCGCCGCCTGGGGCTGGTGGTGGTGGACGAGCAGCACCGCTTCGGGGTGCACCAGCGCCTGGCGCTCAAGGACAAGGGCGGTGGCGCCGAGCCGCATCAGCTGACCATGACCGCCACCCCCATCCCCCGGACGTTGGCCATGACCGCCTACGCCGACCTGGACGTCTCCTCGCTCGACGAGCGCCCCCCCGGGCGGACCCCGGTGAAGACGGTGGTGGTGGCCGAGCGGCGCCGCGCCGAGGTCATCGCGCGCATCCGCGCCGCCCTCGACGAGGGCCGCCAGGCGTACTGGGTCTGCACCCTGATCGAGGCCTCGGACGAACTCGAGGCCCAGGCTGCCGAGGATACCGCCGCGGAACTCGATCGGGCGGTGGGCGATGCCCACCGGGTGGCCCTGGTCCACGGCCGCATGTCCCCCGCGGAGAAGGAGCGCACCATGGCGGCCTTCGCCCAGGGCGAGGTGGCGCTGCTGGTGGCCACCACGGTGATCGAGGTGGGGGTCGACGTGCCTAACGCCAGTCTCATGGTCATCGATAACGCCGAGCGCCTCGGCCTGGCCCAGCTCCATCAGCTGCGCGGGCGGGTGGGCCGTGGTCGCGCGGCGTCGACTTGTGTGCTCATGTATCATGGGCCGCTGTCCGAGAGCGCCCGGCAGCGGCTCGCCGTGTTGCGAGAGACCGACGATGGGTTCGCCATCGCCCGGCGGGATCTGGACATCCGCGGCCCCGGGGAGCTGCTGGGCACCCGGCAAACCGGGGCGCTGAGCCTGCGCGTGGCCGACCTGCGCCGTGATGCGGACCTGCTGGAGGCGGTCCAGCAGGTGGGGGCCGAACTCCTCGAGCAGGCCCCGGGGACCGCCGAGCAGCTGATCCGTCGGTGGGTCGGCGAGGCCGAGCGCTATGGGCAGGTGTGA
- the spoT gene encoding bifunctional GTP diphosphokinase/guanosine-3',5'-bis pyrophosphate 3'-pyrophosphohydrolase: MARAASVINAGESASASDPERRVQEVCALLERYLEPHQIEQVYDAYRFSAAAHEGQRRRSGEPYITHPIAVARILAEMRLDAEAVVAALLHDVIEDTPTAKERIAERFGEQVAELVDGVSKLGAIDFQSKEEAQAESFRKMILAMAKDIRVILIKLADRLHNMRTIWIMRPEKRRRIARETLDIYAPIAQRLGINSLRTELEDLGFAAHYPLRYRALKEKLARQRGRRGVILDTVCDQVRTRLEQAGIQAEVVGREKHLWSIYCKMAQKQLNFRDVFDVYGFRVVVDTVDECYRVLGILHGLYKPRPGRIKDYIAIPKANGYQSLHTTLVGPHRIRLEAQIRTRDMHAVAESGIAAHWFYKDAGESGNTAQVRARQWVKDLLEMQRSVGTSEEFIESVKIDLVPDEIYVFTPKGDILELPSNATPVDLAYAIHSDVGNSCIAAKVDHRLTPLRTPLQSGQMVEIITAPVGRPNPVWLDFVVTAKARTAIRHALKRLRDDEAIELGRRMVERALSALSVDLDALDPARVDEALAGTGLASLDDLFRDVGLGNRVPWLVAQQLSGLEQGEAELEERPEEPEPHGTLTIRGNEGTVVSFARCCRPIPGDPIVGFVSTGRGVVIHHRDCKNVASQRKRSESWVDVDWEADVDAEFPTLIGIDVVNERGALAQLAHGISAQGASIENVTIEERDGMIATVRFLILVRDRRHLAAVVRHLRAMPPVQRIVRKKDG, translated from the coding sequence ATGGCGCGCGCCGCGAGTGTCATCAACGCCGGTGAATCGGCGTCGGCTTCCGACCCGGAGCGGCGCGTTCAGGAGGTTTGTGCGCTACTCGAGCGCTACCTCGAGCCCCACCAGATCGAGCAGGTCTACGACGCCTACCGTTTCAGCGCCGCCGCCCACGAGGGGCAGCGGCGCCGCTCCGGCGAGCCCTACATCACCCACCCGATCGCCGTGGCCCGCATCCTCGCCGAGATGCGCCTGGATGCCGAGGCCGTTGTAGCCGCGCTGCTCCACGACGTCATCGAGGATACGCCCACCGCCAAGGAGCGGATCGCCGAGCGCTTCGGCGAGCAGGTGGCCGAGCTGGTGGACGGAGTCTCCAAGCTCGGCGCCATCGACTTCCAGAGCAAGGAAGAGGCCCAGGCGGAGAGCTTCCGCAAGATGATCCTGGCCATGGCCAAGGACATCCGCGTCATCCTCATCAAGCTCGCCGACCGCCTCCACAACATGCGCACGATCTGGATCATGCGTCCGGAGAAGCGCCGCCGCATCGCCCGCGAGACCCTCGACATCTACGCCCCCATCGCCCAGCGGCTGGGCATCAACAGCCTGCGCACCGAGCTCGAGGACCTGGGCTTTGCCGCGCACTACCCGCTGCGCTACCGGGCGCTCAAGGAGAAGCTCGCCCGCCAGCGGGGGCGGCGCGGGGTGATCCTCGACACCGTCTGCGACCAGGTGCGCACCCGCCTGGAGCAGGCTGGGATCCAGGCCGAGGTGGTCGGGCGTGAGAAGCATCTGTGGTCCATCTACTGCAAGATGGCCCAGAAACAGCTCAACTTCCGCGACGTCTTCGACGTCTACGGCTTCCGGGTGGTGGTGGACACGGTGGACGAGTGCTACCGCGTCCTCGGCATCCTGCACGGGCTCTACAAGCCGCGCCCGGGGCGCATCAAGGACTACATCGCCATCCCCAAGGCCAACGGCTACCAGTCGCTGCACACCACGCTGGTCGGGCCGCATCGCATCCGCCTCGAGGCGCAGATCCGCACCCGGGATATGCACGCCGTGGCCGAGTCGGGCATCGCCGCCCACTGGTTCTATAAGGATGCCGGCGAGAGCGGTAACACGGCCCAGGTCCGTGCCCGGCAGTGGGTCAAGGACCTGCTTGAGATGCAGCGCAGTGTCGGCACGTCCGAGGAGTTCATCGAGAGCGTCAAGATCGACCTGGTCCCCGACGAGATCTACGTCTTCACCCCCAAGGGCGACATCCTCGAGCTGCCGAGCAATGCCACCCCGGTGGATCTGGCCTACGCCATCCACTCTGACGTGGGTAACTCCTGCATCGCCGCCAAGGTCGACCACCGCCTCACGCCACTGCGTACGCCGCTGCAGAGCGGGCAGATGGTCGAGATCATCACCGCCCCGGTGGGGCGGCCCAATCCGGTCTGGCTGGATTTCGTGGTGACCGCCAAGGCGCGCACCGCCATCCGTCACGCCCTCAAGCGGCTGCGCGACGACGAGGCCATCGAGCTCGGCCGGCGCATGGTCGAGCGCGCCCTCTCGGCGTTGTCGGTGGATCTCGACGCCCTCGACCCGGCGCGCGTCGACGAGGCCCTGGCCGGCACGGGCCTCGCCAGTCTCGACGACCTGTTCCGCGATGTCGGTCTGGGCAACCGGGTGCCGTGGCTGGTGGCGCAGCAGCTCAGTGGTCTCGAGCAGGGCGAGGCCGAGCTGGAAGAGCGCCCCGAGGAGCCCGAGCCCCACGGGACCCTGACCATCCGCGGCAACGAGGGCACGGTGGTCTCCTTCGCGCGCTGCTGCCGGCCGATCCCCGGCGACCCGATCGTCGGCTTCGTCAGCACCGGTCGTGGCGTGGTCATCCACCACCGTGATTGCAAGAACGTGGCCAGTCAGCGCAAGCGTTCCGAGAGCTGGGTGGACGTGGACTGGGAGGCCGACGTCGATGCCGAGTTCCCCACCCTGATCGGCATCGACGTGGTCAACGAGCGTGGCGCCCTGGCTCAGCTCGCCCACGGGATCTCGGCGCAAGGGGCGAGCATCGAGAACGTGACCATCGAGGAGCGCGACGGCATGATCGCCACCGTCCGCTTCCTGATCCTGGTTCGTGACCGCCGCCACCTGGCGGCCGTGGTGCGCCATCTGCGGGCGATGCCCCCGGTGCAGCGCATCGTGCGCAAGAAAGACGGCTAA
- the rpoZ gene encoding DNA-directed RNA polymerase subunit omega: protein MARVTVEDCLDNVDNRFELVLAGAKRARQLAKGIEPLVDWENDKPTVVALREIAAGHVTSEILTSTEESAADSLSLGGFSTADVEAEVGGGPVQPDPGASQERAFDEAADGTAQGSGDPDPTT from the coding sequence ATGGCTCGCGTCACCGTAGAAGATTGCCTGGACAACGTAGACAACCGCTTCGAGCTCGTGCTCGCCGGCGCCAAGCGCGCGCGTCAGCTGGCCAAGGGCATCGAGCCGCTGGTCGATTGGGAGAACGACAAGCCGACCGTGGTGGCGCTGCGCGAGATCGCCGCTGGCCACGTCACCTCGGAGATCCTGACCAGCACCGAAGAGAGCGCGGCGGATAGCCTGAGTCTGGGCGGCTTCAGCACCGCCGACGTCGAGGCCGAAGTGGGTGGCGGCCCGGTGCAGCCGGATCCCGGCGCCAGCCAGGAGCGCGCCTTCGACGAGGCGGCCGACGGCACCGCCCAGGGGTCTGGCGATCCCGATCCGACAACCTGA